A stretch of Candidatus Vicinibacter affinis DNA encodes these proteins:
- a CDS encoding gliding motility-associated C-terminal domain-containing protein: MKNLILSINPFDNLKIKIFACYLIITILHPNITISQANSETYCGFEKVYRKWSNSDTKTEEIILQNERKYLNYIENLSIKERRLDYQIPLVVHIIAPPGSPVGTGSNLTDFEILKGLQLLNDALANKNHFYSAEGIDTKISLCLARRDSNQKPISGIFRIESDLVNSFDCNHPSTDINSDQDLKALSFLDCDQYLNIWLVTDLFENGLGCSLAGYAYFPGAFCGLDGIVVESRYWNTESGVRITAHEIGHYLGLHHTFFGGCKNINCFTDGDYVCDTPPDNSAPFSSCNINSCNTEVPDVVDNNDNYMDYSNCFPFKFSVGQLSRMIFHLEETRPKLFKNINCQGVIPLDANIIALMVPDSVCGIQVCPKFTVLNVGTDYIQTLKVEFVLNGNSQFVDYNLNLPPNELIELNIPCENIILSTADIKIEISKINNEIPNFTNLKSITKEIKLYTIPEINIISIDSCTCGKNGIVTFGNKLSEQNIKGRLEGQFQWQSSLIFSNLKTGLTKFEFINQFGCISSLTINVPDKCPPCISGIINKYSPVFDICNKNVVSVEDPKLFDIGNKVLIIQMQGAQIDETNTIDFGNIQNIRNSGNYEINEIGNINGNKIGLKYELDFNYDITGTVQLIYIPVFDSVSVCNLSCLPFDGRKGGVLIFLANHTQVEGNIDVSGLGFRGGQVEHAPDIVQNFRSFFSSNSLDGGKKGEGIANYILGKQYGRGKQGNAGGGGNNHNTGGGGGALGGDGGQGGYFDFYPIAQASHGLGGLKIDYPCSFGKLFMGAGGGAGHSNLQCSAGSSGGNGGGIVIIKTNSLNFQASNLNLNSNGSSSLDSDVTKGNNRDKGCDATGGGGAGGTILIDATNVTGFIFNTNTNGGKAGDVYWVTTGVNGHGIGQGGGGSGGYIYYANNPISTSNPSMMGGNHGWFYGSTQTPINYGATNGQNGAYKTHCEISFSSKLPTPISLKLIAGNTFCDSNLIPYKIEISGGVKNYSIEINSIPIKISDSIYLTNNSTNLIRITDFCGSILDTLIIATNFSPLSDSLIFLQHPGCNNVGSIIINGIGGLPDYIYRINSGNWQNDGHFNNLSSGTYEIAIRDNRGCEITKTYDLVFKNIPLIAKIDSYDLELSCLDSFSFISISVNLNSSINNYTLNDSLRQNHGRFDNIKVGKNTIKITSPLSCDSILFEVLVVSKNLDITTFDSTTFCLGDTLIFNGQLITNATIIRDTFKNLQHCDSIVVFKVQTINPSVSSLNQKICKGDTIEINAIQYFKEGSYTTMETNHMGCDSILTISIAYLRQDTILQSSRICFGDTLFINGKEYFSSGVYQIKSKNILGCDSLTILNLSVGNFILNDVNHSICKGDSVLISNNFYYNEGIVNDTIIRKNQCDSIVTHHINFNPLPILNKAFSICKGDSVKIGNKFYNNAGLYKDTLNQAGSCDSVYISNISILSNSLDSINSQICDGESINFNGISYTQQGFYFQNFLNQYGCDSSIVFYLKVNNTSSGFLDTTLCEDEYIKIGNNTIKMPGDFQSTFKNHAGCDSLLSVSIKYKICHKIIAPNVFSPNGDAINDKFEIFYEGIRTIKTEIYTRWGELIFCTNEANNFWDGKFNGIPCNSGTYVYFFSGIFTNGKPFKISGDLTLIR; the protein is encoded by the coding sequence ATGAAAAACCTAATTTTATCAATTAATCCATTTGACAATTTAAAAATTAAAATATTTGCATGCTATTTAATAATTACCATTTTACACCCAAATATAACCATCAGTCAAGCAAACTCTGAAACATATTGTGGTTTTGAGAAGGTATATCGCAAATGGTCCAACTCAGACACCAAAACAGAGGAAATAATACTTCAAAATGAAAGAAAATACCTTAATTACATAGAAAACCTTTCAATTAAAGAGCGCAGACTTGATTACCAGATCCCTTTAGTTGTTCACATTATTGCTCCTCCCGGATCACCAGTTGGAACCGGGAGCAATCTAACTGACTTTGAAATTTTAAAAGGTTTACAACTGCTTAATGATGCATTGGCTAATAAAAATCATTTCTATTCAGCGGAAGGGATAGATACAAAAATTAGTCTCTGTTTAGCCAGAAGAGATTCCAACCAAAAGCCTATATCCGGCATTTTCAGAATTGAATCTGATTTAGTCAATTCATTTGACTGTAATCATCCATCGACAGATATAAATTCAGACCAGGATCTTAAGGCACTTTCATTTCTTGACTGCGATCAATACTTAAATATTTGGCTAGTCACTGATTTGTTCGAAAATGGACTCGGATGCAGCCTAGCAGGATATGCTTATTTTCCTGGAGCCTTTTGTGGATTAGATGGAATTGTTGTAGAATCAAGATACTGGAATACAGAATCTGGGGTTCGGATAACCGCACATGAAATTGGTCATTATCTTGGCTTGCACCATACGTTCTTTGGAGGATGCAAAAATATCAATTGTTTTACTGATGGCGATTATGTTTGTGACACACCCCCTGATAACAGCGCACCATTTTCAAGTTGCAATATAAATTCATGTAATACAGAGGTGCCGGATGTCGTAGACAATAATGACAATTACATGGATTATTCAAATTGTTTTCCGTTTAAATTCTCAGTGGGCCAACTGAGTAGAATGATTTTTCATTTGGAAGAAACAAGACCAAAGTTGTTCAAAAACATCAATTGTCAGGGCGTAATTCCACTTGACGCCAACATAATTGCATTAATGGTTCCAGATTCTGTATGTGGTATACAAGTATGTCCAAAGTTTACAGTTCTAAACGTTGGAACGGATTATATTCAAACATTAAAGGTCGAATTTGTATTAAATGGCAATAGCCAATTTGTTGATTATAACTTAAATTTACCACCCAATGAGTTGATTGAATTAAATATTCCATGTGAAAATATAATATTATCCACAGCTGATATCAAAATAGAAATTAGCAAAATAAATAATGAAATTCCAAACTTTACTAATCTCAAATCAATAACAAAAGAGATTAAACTTTATACAATTCCAGAAATTAATATCATATCAATTGATAGTTGTACTTGTGGTAAAAATGGTATTGTAACTTTCGGCAATAAATTATCTGAACAAAATATCAAAGGAAGATTGGAGGGCCAATTCCAATGGCAATCTTCGTTAATTTTTTCAAATTTAAAAACTGGGCTCACAAAATTTGAATTTATCAATCAGTTTGGTTGTATTTCAAGCTTAACTATAAATGTTCCAGATAAATGTCCACCTTGTATTTCCGGAATAATAAATAAATATAGTCCTGTCTTTGACATTTGTAACAAGAACGTTGTTTCTGTTGAAGACCCGAAACTCTTTGATATTGGAAACAAAGTTCTAATCATTCAAATGCAAGGAGCTCAAATAGATGAGACAAATACAATTGACTTTGGTAACATACAGAATATTAGAAATTCGGGTAACTACGAAATCAATGAGATCGGTAACATCAATGGAAATAAAATTGGATTAAAATATGAGTTGGACTTTAATTACGACATAACAGGAACGGTTCAACTTATTTATATTCCAGTTTTTGATTCGGTTTCAGTTTGCAATCTAAGTTGCTTGCCCTTTGATGGAAGAAAAGGAGGGGTATTGATTTTCTTGGCAAACCATACACAAGTTGAGGGTAATATCGATGTTAGTGGCCTTGGATTTAGAGGTGGTCAAGTTGAGCATGCTCCAGACATTGTTCAAAATTTTAGATCGTTTTTCTCATCAAATAGTTTGGATGGGGGGAAAAAAGGAGAAGGAATTGCCAATTACATACTTGGGAAGCAATATGGTAGAGGAAAACAAGGCAATGCTGGTGGAGGTGGTAATAATCACAATACAGGTGGTGGTGGTGGCGCTTTAGGAGGTGATGGAGGTCAGGGAGGTTACTTTGATTTTTATCCTATCGCTCAAGCTTCACATGGTCTTGGAGGTTTAAAAATTGATTATCCATGTAGTTTTGGGAAACTGTTTATGGGAGCCGGAGGAGGTGCAGGACATAGCAATTTGCAATGCAGTGCTGGGTCTTCTGGTGGAAATGGTGGTGGAATTGTGATAATTAAAACTAACTCCTTAAATTTCCAGGCAAGTAATTTGAATTTAAATTCCAATGGCTCATCTAGTTTAGACTCTGATGTAACAAAGGGCAATAATAGAGACAAAGGCTGTGATGCAACAGGTGGTGGCGGCGCTGGTGGTACAATTTTGATTGATGCTACTAATGTAACAGGTTTTATTTTTAACACAAATACTAATGGAGGAAAAGCGGGTGATGTTTATTGGGTAACAACAGGTGTAAATGGTCATGGTATAGGCCAAGGTGGAGGTGGTTCAGGAGGATATATTTATTATGCCAATAATCCAATATCAACTTCCAACCCAAGTATGATGGGCGGTAATCATGGTTGGTTTTACGGATCAACACAAACTCCTATTAATTATGGGGCAACAAACGGTCAAAATGGAGCATATAAGACTCATTGTGAAATTTCATTTTCTTCAAAATTACCCACACCAATCAGTTTAAAATTAATCGCAGGTAATACTTTTTGTGATTCAAATTTAATACCTTACAAAATAGAAATTTCAGGTGGTGTCAAAAATTACAGCATTGAAATAAATTCAATACCAATTAAAATATCAGATTCCATTTATTTAACCAATAATTCCACAAACCTAATTAGAATAACTGATTTTTGTGGTTCAATATTAGACACCCTCATTATTGCTACAAATTTCTCTCCGTTATCTGATTCATTAATTTTTCTTCAGCATCCAGGATGCAATAATGTAGGGAGCATAATAATAAATGGGATAGGAGGATTACCTGATTACATCTACCGAATAAATAGCGGTAATTGGCAGAATGATGGCCATTTTAATAACTTAAGTAGCGGAACATACGAAATTGCTATAAGAGATAATCGTGGATGTGAAATCACTAAAACATATGACCTCGTATTTAAAAATATTCCTTTAATAGCAAAAATCGACAGCTATGACTTAGAATTAAGTTGTCTTGACAGTTTTTCATTCATTTCAATTTCAGTCAATCTAAACTCTTCAATCAATAATTATACTTTAAATGATAGTTTAAGACAAAACCATGGAAGATTTGACAATATAAAGGTTGGTAAAAATACTATTAAAATTACTAGTCCATTGTCGTGTGACTCAATTTTATTCGAGGTTTTAGTAGTATCTAAAAATCTTGATATCACTACATTTGATAGCACAACTTTTTGCCTCGGGGACACATTGATCTTTAATGGCCAATTAATTACCAATGCAACTATAATTAGAGATACATTTAAAAATTTACAACATTGTGATTCTATTGTAGTATTTAAAGTGCAAACAATAAATCCGAGCGTCTCAAGTTTGAACCAAAAAATATGCAAAGGTGATACCATTGAAATAAATGCAATCCAATATTTTAAAGAAGGATCTTATACCACAATGGAAACTAATCACATGGGATGCGATTCTATATTAACTATTTCGATTGCCTACTTAAGACAGGATACAATTCTACAATCAAGTAGAATTTGCTTTGGCGACACATTGTTTATCAACGGAAAGGAATACTTTTCATCCGGAGTTTACCAAATCAAGTCTAAGAATATTTTAGGATGTGACAGTTTGACCATACTTAATTTATCAGTAGGAAATTTTATACTAAACGATGTAAATCACAGTATATGTAAAGGCGATTCTGTATTAATCTCCAATAATTTTTATTACAATGAAGGAATAGTAAATGATACTATCATTCGAAAAAATCAGTGTGATTCTATAGTTACTCATCACATCAATTTTAACCCACTTCCAATTCTAAATAAAGCATTTTCTATTTGCAAGGGAGATTCAGTCAAAATAGGAAATAAATTTTACAATAATGCAGGCCTATATAAAGACACATTGAATCAAGCAGGCTCATGTGACAGTGTGTACATTAGTAATATATCGATATTGTCAAATTCTTTAGATTCAATTAATTCTCAAATTTGCGACGGTGAAAGTATTAATTTCAATGGAATTAGTTATACACAACAAGGGTTCTATTTTCAAAATTTTCTAAACCAATATGGATGTGATAGCTCCATTGTATTTTATTTAAAAGTAAACAATACATCTTCAGGATTTTTAGATACTACTCTATGTGAAGATGAGTATATTAAAATTGGAAATAATACAATAAAAATGCCCGGTGATTTTCAATCAACTTTTAAAAATCATGCAGGATGTGATAGTTTACTTTCTGTATCAATCAAATATAAAATTTGCCACAAAATAATTGCTCCCAATGTTTTCTCACCCAATGGCGATGCTATTAATGACAAATTTGAAATCTTTTATGAGGGTATTCGCACGATCAAAACTGAAATTTACACACGTTGGGGCGAACTAATATTTTGCACCAACGAAGCTAATAATTTCTGGGATGGAAAGTTTAATGGTATTCCTTGCAATTCTGGCACCTATGTCTATTTCTTTTCCGGCATTTTCACCAATGGAAAGCCATTTAAAATTTCAGGAGACCTGACTTTAATAAGATAG
- a CDS encoding CotH kinase family protein: MTRLFLLLNLICFSLNSQVVKLDSSNLPICIIDTRGKTIANEPKILAHMKIIFNGPGKMNFVKDKKYNYNNFIAIEVRGNSSQSYPQKQYGIELRDSISGDDLDTSLIDMPQEEDWVLYAPYNDISMMRNVLTYHLWNEMGHWGPRTRFCELILNNEYVGIYILTESIKRDQNRVDVAKLNPEDISGQELTGGYIMKIDKRNSPTDLSFVSKIKSTTNQDITWLYHYPDAKDIKPAQQNYIRNYIDTVERLIASPGFADPKNGYKKYLSLNSFIDYFLITELSRNIDAYKASSYFYKEKQEADGSQGMLKAGPVWDYNFAFGNASFCSGAQTNGWMYDGCMPATLPTPIIWRRLLSDSNYLNQVKCRYLELRKTIWDTNYLFKFIDHYAFDTLDAAQKRHFAKWKILGTNPGGFNAYIAASYPDEIKRLKTWIKSRLMWMDANLGGRCIPDPTIAKIEVPLDPECFNGQRPKVQKTQPFNTTPFNYQGLEKISFIPPDIIRWVLVELRDVADSSKIIDRRAALLRSDSVLVDTNFTVGVFFPKAISNLTYYLVVRYDEFSLLMSKEFVKLPNNNDYNLNRNHKVLNISKNSSILYNSKWIGVDTFYICQGQSIILNDSNLINAGYSFGTNNITISWDKTKILTTHKFEILFDTNGLFPIEVYINCNEHFVIRSLFYVNVWPNPKALILGPDALCPGDSTVLSTGKFASYKWSTGDQTQFTKIYQPGKYALTVSDDQGCISILEKEISIYPEIKGKIVSKPSDLPGFCKLVFISDDPNSKYSYLWNNGNVTDSIETNEKLVTLLVSDSNQCTSSFIYKCDPLSTTAGSYVGIQIIPNPSNGAFTVLVEEVFRNSQLRLLDLKGKIVFSKYIPISAHYINVNTNELPLGLYILRICKDNLQINKKVLILE, encoded by the coding sequence ATGACTAGATTATTTCTGCTTTTAAATTTGATTTGTTTTAGCTTGAACAGCCAGGTGGTAAAATTAGACTCTTCAAATCTACCTATTTGCATTATAGATACTCGTGGAAAAACCATCGCAAATGAGCCAAAGATTCTGGCCCATATGAAGATCATTTTCAACGGTCCAGGTAAAATGAATTTTGTCAAAGACAAAAAGTACAATTACAATAATTTTATCGCAATTGAAGTCCGTGGCAACAGTTCTCAATCATATCCTCAAAAACAATATGGCATAGAACTCCGTGACAGTATTAGCGGAGATGACCTTGACACTTCGCTGATTGATATGCCTCAAGAAGAAGACTGGGTTTTATATGCACCTTACAACGACATCAGTATGATGCGAAATGTCCTCACTTATCACCTTTGGAATGAAATGGGTCATTGGGGTCCACGAACGAGATTTTGCGAACTAATCTTAAACAACGAATATGTCGGGATATACATATTAACTGAATCTATTAAACGTGATCAAAACAGGGTGGATGTCGCAAAGCTAAACCCAGAAGATATCTCTGGGCAAGAACTGACCGGAGGATACATTATGAAAATTGACAAGAGAAACAGTCCAACGGATCTCAGTTTTGTTTCCAAAATAAAATCTACTACCAATCAAGACATTACCTGGCTTTACCATTACCCGGACGCCAAAGACATTAAACCTGCACAACAGAATTATATCCGTAATTACATTGATACCGTGGAGCGATTAATAGCTTCACCTGGTTTTGCGGATCCTAAAAATGGTTATAAAAAATATTTGAGCTTAAATTCTTTCATCGATTATTTTTTGATCACTGAACTCTCCCGCAACATTGATGCATATAAGGCCAGCAGTTATTTTTATAAAGAAAAGCAAGAGGCTGATGGCAGCCAAGGCATGTTAAAGGCGGGACCAGTCTGGGATTATAATTTTGCATTTGGGAATGCTAGCTTTTGTTCAGGAGCACAAACTAATGGATGGATGTATGATGGTTGTATGCCTGCAACCTTGCCAACACCAATAATTTGGAGAAGGCTGTTGAGTGACAGTAATTATCTAAATCAAGTAAAGTGTCGTTATCTCGAATTAAGAAAAACAATCTGGGATACCAATTACTTATTCAAGTTTATTGATCACTATGCTTTTGACACTTTAGATGCAGCGCAAAAAAGACATTTTGCCAAGTGGAAAATTCTTGGAACAAATCCGGGAGGATTCAATGCTTATATTGCTGCTTCCTATCCTGATGAAATCAAACGATTGAAAACCTGGATTAAAAGTCGTCTAATGTGGATGGATGCAAATTTAGGTGGTCGCTGCATTCCTGACCCTACCATTGCAAAAATTGAAGTTCCTCTGGATCCAGAGTGTTTTAATGGTCAAAGGCCTAAAGTTCAAAAAACTCAGCCCTTCAACACAACTCCTTTTAATTATCAGGGTTTAGAAAAAATTAGTTTTATACCTCCTGATATAATTCGATGGGTGTTAGTAGAATTAAGGGATGTGGCTGATTCTTCTAAAATTATCGACAGACGAGCTGCTCTTTTGCGTTCAGACAGTGTTTTGGTGGATACTAACTTTACAGTCGGAGTGTTCTTTCCAAAAGCAATTTCCAATCTAACCTACTATTTGGTTGTTCGTTACGATGAATTTAGTTTGCTCATGAGTAAGGAATTTGTTAAACTACCTAACAATAATGATTATAATCTCAACAGAAATCACAAAGTTTTAAATATATCAAAAAACAGCTCGATCCTCTATAACTCCAAATGGATTGGAGTTGACACCTTTTACATTTGTCAAGGTCAGTCCATTATATTGAATGATTCAAATTTAATAAATGCTGGGTACTCTTTTGGAACTAATAATATTACCATCTCTTGGGATAAAACTAAAATCCTTACAACGCATAAATTTGAAATACTTTTTGACACAAACGGCCTTTTCCCTATTGAGGTATATATTAATTGCAACGAACATTTTGTAATTAGAAGTTTATTCTATGTAAATGTATGGCCAAATCCAAAAGCTTTAATTTTAGGTCCAGATGCTCTTTGTCCAGGTGACAGCACAGTGCTTAGCACGGGAAAATTTGCTTCTTACAAATGGAGTACCGGAGACCAAACTCAGTTTACAAAAATTTATCAACCAGGAAAATATGCCTTGACCGTAAGCGATGACCAAGGATGCATTTCAATACTCGAAAAGGAAATTTCAATATATCCAGAAATCAAAGGAAAGATTGTCTCAAAACCTAGTGACCTTCCTGGCTTTTGCAAACTGGTTTTTATAAGTGATGATCCAAATTCTAAGTATTCATATTTATGGAATAATGGAAATGTGACAGATTCAATTGAAACCAATGAAAAACTGGTCACATTGTTGGTAAGCGACAGCAATCAATGTACGAGTTCATTTATTTATAAGTGTGACCCACTAAGCACAACAGCTGGTTCTTATGTTGGCATTCAAATAATTCCAAATCCAAGCAATGGAGCTTTCACAGTTTTGGTTGAGGAGGTTTTCAGGAACAGCCAGTTAAGATTATTAGACCTTAAAGGAAAAATTGTGTTTAGTAAATATATTCCAATATCCGCTCATTATATAAACGTGAATACAAATGAACTTCCTTTGGGTTTGTATATACTTAGAATATGTAAAGACAATTTACAGATCAACAAGAAGGTATTGATCCTGGAGTAA